The genomic window NNNNNNNNNNNNNNNNNNNNNNNNNNNNNNNNNNNNNNNNNNNNNNNNNNNNNNNNNNNNNNNNNNNNNNNNNNNNNNNNNNNNNNNNNNNNNNNNNNNNNNNNNNNNNNNNNNNNNNNNNNNNNNNNNNNNNNNNNNNNNNNNNNNNNNCCAGCTCCaaccactctctctctctctctctctctctctctctctctgtctctctctctctctctctctcacacacacacacacacacacacacacacacacacacacacacacgagtgtccacagaggcaagaagaaggtgtcagattatAAGtcgcctgacatgggtgctgggaattatactccagtcccctggaagagcagtatgtacttttaactgctgagccctccctccagcccctctgcccAGTTTGTATGCAGTGCTGGTGATTCCCCACACCTGGGGTTTTCTTTGTGCGTGCTAACACATCCTCTACCAACTAAACCACAACTCCAATCCCCAGCTCTTCTTCTAATAGAATGCCAGATTGCACAGCTATGTCTCATTGCACTACCCTGGACTACTGATTCCCTGGGGAGAATGTGTCCTTTTCACATAGTACAGAAGATTGAAGGGGCTCTTTGATGATAGCCATCTAATCTGACATCCATTTACACAGCAGACCTTTATGAAGACCTACTATGTGCTAGTTCTATGTGTGCAAAGATCCAAATATAGAACCGAGTAAGATCACCAGTGTGACTGGTGCAGGGCCTGACACTCATTTTGGGTGTTATCTACTTTCACTGTATATGAGTGTTCCTCTAAATGCAAACCTTGGTGTCTGAAGCAGCATCCAGAAGAGCTCTGCTATCAGTGTCCATGATTTCTCCCACATATGCATCAGAGAATCTGCAGAGTGGCCCAAGCAGACTGtgctgcctccagctccttctctctCAATTCTTTGCTTCCAAGCCTTttagccaggacctctgcagacACAACAAATGTAAATCTTCtcaagaaggatttttttttttgtgtgtgtgtgtgtgactcctcGGGGCCACTGTATGTGATGTCAACAAGGTAATGGAACTGGATGGAGCTGAAATCACCAGGTCATGTGTCCTTGGGGTTATCATCACTCAGAAGGAGGTTTTTTTACCTCCTTGTCATGGGTAGGCATGCAGCAGGATAACCTATCTGCATTTGTCATTTGTGCAAAGGCACCCTAGAGTTACTGGGAacccgcctctctctctctctcccttggtttttcgagacaggatttctctgtagcttcggagcctgtcctgaaattggctcttgtagaccaggctggtctcgaactcacagagttccacctgcctctgcctcccgagtgctgggattaaagatgtgtgccaatATCTCCTGGCAGGATTCTGATACTTCTATCCTATCTAAACCAACCCCACCTCCCACTGCAAAATCATCCAGAGCCTGTTGCAGGAGATTTCCCCATCCTAAATGCCAAAAAAACAGAGCTGACCTCAGAACTGGTCCTCTAACTCTCAGACTCTTTGATCCACTAGGAGCGGAGCACATTGTGCTTTTGTTGAGACAAAACCCTTCATTTTTGAGGTCATAGCTGTGGGGCCAGGCAAACCAGAGGTTCCATGACAGATAGAAAGTAGGAAACATCTTACATTTGTGGCCATCAGGTGTTTTCTAAGAGAAACAAGGGTCCACTGTGCGTGGGAGGAGTGGGATCCTTCGCTTTCATCACCCAACTGAGCCCATGTACCAGGGGACAAAGGTGCAGGAGGAACCAAGGTCTACTCCCAATCAACAGTTCAAGAAGACAAGGACATCCAGAGAAAGGCACTCCAAAGACTTATTGGGATCATAGGATGAATAGATTTAATCATTCTTGTTGGAAAAACAAGACATAAATTagtgtaatatataatttatatatttatgtagtatatatactatatacagaCATTTAGAAAATGTTCCCTCTCCGTGAGGCTGAGGGAGAGGTGAATGACAGCGATGAAATGACAGAGGCAGGGTCTGAGTGGCGAAGGTGTAGGTAGGATCAAGAAgttgggagaagaggaagaccaTGCCAGAACTCTGCTGGCAGTGGTCGGGCGGGAAAGGGTTCCCCACTGGCTGCATCTCTGGCCCATTAAACATTTTGGTCCTAtggggggagagacagggaagggaggctggCTTCTGTAGAAGGGTAACCCTCCTCCTCGCGGGGAGACCTTGCCACTCAGGAGGCTTTATTgcgctgggattacaaggatAGGCAGGGGCTCGGCACAGTGTACATCTTATAAAACTCACATAAGAACAAGAGATTTCACATAGGCCTCTCATACAGTGATGAAAGAGAGACCGACActgggtgggagggtgtgggaaACAAGCAGTGATGGAGAAGTGGACAAGAAGCAATCTATACAGAAGAAACATTGGCTTTCTTTGCCTCCTACAGTAGGATAACTGTAGGGACTCCGTGTCTTCACTCCCAGAAGGgctggggcggggtggggggtgggggtgatggcGGCAGCGGCAGCAGTGGTGGCAGCGGTGAcggtgttggtgttggtggtagTGGAAGCAGCGGCAATAGATGAGTGTCAAGGAGATACTAAACTGTGAATTCCCTTCCAGATGGTTCTAGAGAGGGAGAGGTGCAGGTCTGCACCGGGTAAGGCGCTCAGCTTCTTTTCTTAGAGACACAAATCCACAGGGTCAATACACAGCCAAAAGCATATACTCAGGATTAACATATCACGCTAGCTTCCAGAAGTTTAAGATATAGTCAtcaacacccccacccctcccccctccccccaccccccatcccaaTCCGTAGCTACGTCAAACTCCTAACTCTATCTGGTAGAGATGTTGAAAGAGGAGCCGCATATCTCAGGCAACAGCTCCTGCACAGGGCTGGGCTGAGCCGGGCAGGCTCGGACACCTGCGCAGGGGTTCCCCAGAGCAGACATTTTCACCAGGTACCTTACCCAAAACAAGTGAGGTGATCTCAGAGGCTTGCTCCCTAATGAACTGAGCTGTCCTGCCCATCAGTGAGGGGCAGGGCACTTTGGGGTTGGCTGGTATAGAGCTATTGAACCTGGGGGCAAGGGCTCCCAAGGCTACCAGCCTGTTGAGCCAGCCACTGACAACCCGTAGTGGCTGTATTCTGCACATCTCCTACCTGGGCACTGGCCCTTGAAGTGGCTCCTGCCAGATGCAAGggagcccatggtgggtgggagCATCTGGAACGAGCGCCCTCTCTTCTTGGCTTGGCGCTGTGGCCTACTGCTATTGTCACTGCCCTCTGTGAGGCAGCAGATGCTAGGAGgagctccaggttctggctcCCCTGGTGCCCAACTCAGAGCAGGAGGTGAACCTGATGTCACCTACCAGCCCCAGAGAAGAGATAAAATACAACTCTGTGGTGGGCATAATGGCGAGGGGCCTTTGCCCTCACAGTGACGCCCAGAGGCCAAGAAGGGGTGAGGACACCCAGGGCAGCAGCTAAGCCTGCAGCCCTTAATAAAGAGCCTTGGTCTAGGGAGTTTTCACTCCTCAGAGACTGTTAGGCTCTTGGACCCTGACtggcccaacacacacacacactcactacaAGATGCAAAGACCACAAAGCTCAAACCTGGGACCaatgggtggggaggggacaaGCCTAGGCAAGTGCCCTACTTAATAAGGGTTTTTAAGGAGTGTGTGAATGTGCTCATAACAGTCGATGATGGGGAGCCTGGCGGGTGCCCTGTGGCTGCTGGCAGCGACAGTGGTGGCAGCgatggctgctgctgctgctgttgttgctgttgctgttgctgctgctgctgctggttaAGGTTCCTGGCTGTGGACTCCTCAGCTGCACGCAGCAGGAAGGTGTAATTCCTCACGACTTCTTCTACTTTGGCCAGCAGCTCCTGGCGCTGGGCCTCCGAGCGCACGATGAACACCAGCCGCACAAAGGTCTCAATGAGGCTGCTCAGCACCTGGAAGCTGCCTGTGATGGCCGCCAGCATGTGAGTGGGGCTCTTGTCCACATTGGCTACTCGGCGGCAGGAGGCCCGGAGCTCCTTGAACTTGAGAGCTAGCTCAAGCTTGTACTCAGAAATCTGAGAGACATAGGGCTTGGGGGCACGTGCCTCGGGGCTGGCCACACACTGCCGCAAGACTGTCAGCAGCTCATTGGTGTCCAGGCGGGCTGCCAGGAAGCCGTCAGGGAGGCCATAGGCGTGAGCCCGTAAAGCATTGATTTTAGCCAGGCTCCCCTCAAAGGTAGAAACCCGAAGGTCTATTTCCTGGGTGTGAGAGGCCTCAGGGCTGCTGCTGCAGGTGGCGGCATCCAGGACCTGCAGGGTTCTGCTCACCACAGGCACCACCTGCTCGTCCAACTTCATGCCAGGCAGAATCTTCATGGGAATGGAATAGGAGAGCTCGTCTTTGCCGTCGCTGGCATCATCTGCCATGTCACACTTGCGGTAATAGAAGCAGTAGCGGATAGAACAGCACTTGCTGGTTTCACTGTCCTCATCTAGATCGGCTGGCCTGCGATATACCTCCTCTGGCAGTGAAAACACAGCCATCTGCCTGGGGCCTTTGCTCTCAGGGGCCACTTGGACGTAGGAGGGTTCTCCAAGAGTTGGTGACTCTGCACGCTTGCCTTTTGGACCCAAGACTAGCGGGAGGCCGGTATCTATCTCCTTGACCTCTCTAGGCAGCATTCCCAAGGGGGGGTGCGGGTAGACATCTGAGGTCAGGGAGGCCCTGTCACCCTGGTCCAGCTCACTGTTACTGTAGCGGTGCATCAGTTTCCTGTAGTTGGGGTCTCCCAAACACTCACCCCCAGAGGCACAGGTGCTCAGGCAAGAAACACCACTCTCAGGGTCTGACCGGCACTCACGGGACTCCAGACTGGTAGAACGGATGCGCTGGGCATTGATGGGACTACCAAGGATCAAGCCTGGGCCAGCTTCTGGCTGCCTCTGGGTAGGCAGGACCCTCTCCCTCTCCCGAAGGCCAGCAGGCACTGGGGTCTGGGCAGCTTGAGGCCGTCCTCCTCGGCAGATGCGCTTGCAGTCACAGCTGCGTCTCTGTTCACGAGACATGCCAGGTCCCTGCTGCACAGGGCTACTACGCAGCTGGCAGCTGcagcggccaggtgctgggggtTGCAGGTACTCTGTGCCTGAAATATCCCCCTGGCTTGGTGGCTTTAGAAGTTCCTCAAGGAACTCCAATTCATACTGCTTTACCTTCTGCAGCTGGGCCTGTCGctcatctgtttctttcttctggcGGGTAGGAAAGGTGGCAGAGAATAAGTTGCGCAGTCGGAAAGGACCTCGGGATGACTTGGGCTTTGTGGGGCCTTCAGAGGCCGCGTGGGCTCCATCCAGGGTCGTTTCAAGCTTCCTAGAGGGCATGGTGCTGACCTGACGGCTGGTGGCCAGAGGCCTCAGTGGGCTCTGGCCTCTAGGATGGTAGCTGGGGCTGGGGCCACGGGCCAGGCTGCTGGGGCTGTGGCTTCGAGCCTGGCAGCTAGGGCTGTAGCTTCGAGCCTGGCAGCTAGGGCTGTAGCTTCGAGCCTGGCAGCTAGGGCTCTGCAGAGCCATGGGATAGCCAGCCCGGGGAACTAGGCTGGTCTCCTCAAACTTGCTGCTTTTGGATATGCTCTCCAGGTGCCCTTTCTCCCCAAGGCCAGAGACTGTGCTCTGCTTGTTAGGGGGAGGCTTAGCACCCTCTGGCCCAAGCTTGCCTGCCACCTCCCCGGTAGCTTGCTTGCCCACCGAGTCTCGACTTGCTCTGGATAGATAGCTCTTAGGAGGGAAACTTTGAACAGGAAACCTATCCTCTTGTGGGGAAAGGTGGAGGTTGTCAGGCCGGCTGCTTGTGGATGCTCTGGGGCTGGCAGAGACCTCTGCGCCCAGCTGCTGCTGAGAATTTCGTGTGGTCTCCAGGGTACCAGGGCTCATTTTAAACTTCAGATTCTTGTTGGCATTGCTGCTCATCAGGCTAACTTCCGGCCTGCCCATGGTGACCTCAGGCCTCCCCATGCCAGCCTCTAGCCTTCTCTCCCCCCTGTTGGAGGGTGTTGCCAAGGCTGTGCCAGGAGTGGCTAGACCCTTACTGTGTACTACCTGCTGGAGGGCAGCCGAGATGATGGCTGGGGTCACATTGCCTTTTGGGTCCAGAATAAGCTTAGGGCTCAACCTGACTTCCTTGGGCAAGTTTTCCCTTAGCTCTGAGACCTGCTCTTCACCGAGGGATGGTGTGGCTGCTCTCAGTGACATCTCCAGGCCTGCCCTAGTGTGGCCTGGCCCTTTGTCCTCAGGAACTGGGGGAAGCAGGCTCAGATTCTTCTGCTCACTAAGTTGTGGGGACAGGGCTGGGTGCAAGGCCAGGGAGTATGTTCTCTCTCCCTGCACCTGGGCTTCTGACTGAGGCAGCTTTCTCCGGGCACCAGGGGGGCCAGGACTCTGGCCAGTGACAGCTGGCTGGAGGGATGGGTTGGGATCTGGGGGCCCAAGGGCATAAGGGGCAGTGAGCACAGCCTGAGCTGAGCAGCTCTGGATTCTGAAGGGCAGGTCCTTTCGGGCAAGGAGGCTGTCCTTGTTGAGGTGCTGGGCCAGGAAGTAGGTGGCATTCTGGTGCTGCTTCATGGCCGACATCATCTCTGACATATCTGTGAGCTCTGAAGAGTTGGTTTCATGGCCCGAGTCCAGTGATGATTCAGGAGTGATTGTGGCCAGCACAATCAGACCTGGAGGGACAACAATGGGACTTGTCACGTTTACTAGTATCGAGGTCTTTTCCAACCATATCTCGAGTTTTCCTGGAGAAGTGGTAGGTAGCAGCAGTATTTCACGCTGGGGAAAACCCAGTCAAGCCAGAGAAAACTGTAGGGCTGAGGGGGAGGAGCCAAGAAGAGTGTGCACAAAGCGAAACAAGATGTGAGAAGGGGGTGTGAAAGGTTGGAATCCAAAAAAAGGAATACCAAAAAAGAAGATCTTGGCAGTTTGGTGGTAAATTAACATGTAAAACAACATGCCAATCAATGCTGTTTTTAGATTCAACAGCTAGGAAATTTCTGTTAATTGTCCTGAAGAGAGTTGGCAAAGAGAGGTGCTGTTCGGCTCCTCCTCATCTGGCCAGGCCTGTCTACAGTTCTTGCAGCTGAGGCCATTTAGCCGAGCTTCTCTCTCTGGCAGTCATGTGGGCCTTGGACCTGGAAACCAGTTTTGGAGCACCTGATGTGTGAAGACCAATGCCAGCCTGGGTTGGGGACAACCATTCAGGGGGCTACCCAAAGataaggtttttaaaaaggtgtgtgtgtgtgtgtgtgtgtgtgtacatatgtgtgccttTCAGGAGATGGATTTGCAGACATCTATAATAGAGAATAACAAGCATGCAGCATGGTTCTTCTACCAATTAATAGTTAACAGATAGCTACTGATTACTGATCCCTCACTAGGTGTGTGGTAGTGCAACTAAGTGTTCTGTCTGAGTGATGTCATTTTATCTTCATGCTGTGTGATGCAATTGCCATGGTGACACACTGAAGAGAGTAAGTGCCTTGCCATGAGTCGCACTGCCTGTGAGTAAAGAAACTAGGACTCTGTTGCATGTGCCTCAGAGTTCATGTTCTCAGACAGGCTAAAGACCCCAGCCCTGCATAGAGATAGCTCTTGGCAGTCCTGATCACAGGTCATTTTGGAAATGAATTGGTCTTTTGGAGCATGTTGCtgttctttgtctgttttttggGTCTCTTCTATCTTCCTGTTCCTCAGTCCTGGCATTGATCTATAGCTATTGTGGGTTCCATGTGCAATAACTGTCTAGAGACATGCGATCATGAGGGACAGAGCTCTAACTAGAACTGCATCTCTTCTCTGCAGCTTCTTTTTTCTTAGACCTAAGCTATTGCTGCCAATTCATTGCCTTTGATATGCCACCGTCACTCAAACAACTGTTTGAAAAGAAGCAGTGCTGCCTACTGGACATTCCTGGAccagaagaaggaagagtcaagAAGAAGGAAGACTGGGCTATTACCTGCAGTCTGTTGGGGTGGAGGATGGGGTCCATCCTCTGAAGCAGCCAGGGCTTCTAGAGCCTGCAGAGTAGACACCAGAGCATCATCCAGCTCCTGGGCATGATCTCGTACTGTCCGGGTCTGTACACTGTCAATCAGCGTCACTGGAATCTCATCATACAGGAGCCCACGCAGGTGACGTCCTTGCTCCTGACTTTGAACAGCTCTGCGCTTGGGATCATCCTCATCAGAGCTGTTGTCTCGGAAACCAGGGGGTGGAGCTGCAATGGCAGGCAACAGAGAAGTtgtctcatcttcctcttcctcctcttcctcactccctGGTGGTGGGAGGGACATTAAGTCTACCATATTATCCCGAGAGGAGCCAGGCCTCCCACCTTTTCGAGGCCCCTGCTGCTCCTGGAGTTTGACTTTGCAAGAGTCACAGTAGAAATTCAGGGCTTCAGCCCCAAGGGAATTGTCCAGAGTGTAGGACCGGGCCCTGCTGGCACAAGGCTCATGGTCTAGGCTGGCTGCATCGAAGTCATCAGGAATCATCTCATAACCTTGGCCAGAGCTTTTGGATGTGGGGTCCGATTTGGTCCGGGGTCTGGTTTCTTCAAAGAAGATTAGGTTCTCGTTGACATCTGTCCTGCTTTCttgctccttcctttgttcccGCATGTGGAGGTAGCAGAAGCTGACAAGCTCAGGGTCGGCAGGCGGGGTCGCGCATCGGCTCGACTTCCTAGGGCTGGTGCCCACGCTGCCCACATAACTACTCTCCTTTTTCCCCAGGTGGCCCCCAGTGACAGGGCGATGGGCGCTGTGCATGGGatctaaaaccaaaaaaatgcaTGGTTGAGCCTGCTGCTGAGGATGGTAGCTGAGCCCCTTcggtaaaaagagagagagaaagagagggaaagagagagagagaNNNNNNNNNNNNNNNNNNNNNNNNNNNNNNNNNNNNNNNNNNNNNNNNNNNNNNNNNNNNNNNNNNNNNNNNNNNNNNNNNNNNNNNNNNNNNNNNNNNNNNNNNNNNNNNNNNNNNNNNNNNNNNNNNNNNNNNNNNNNNNNNNNNNNNNNNNNNNNNNNNNNNNNNNNNNNNNNNNNNNNNNNNNNNNNNNNNNNNNNNNNNNNNNNNNNNNNNNNNNNNNNNNNNNNNNNNNNNNNNNNNNNNNNNNNNNNNNNNNNNNNNNNNNNNNNNNNNNNNNNNNNNNNNNNNNNNNNNNNNNNNNNNNNNNNNNNNNNNNNNNNNNNNNNNNNNNNNNNNNNNNNNNNNNNNNNNNNNNNNNNNNNNNNNNNNNNNNNNNNNNNNNNNNNNNNNNNNNNNNNNNNNNNNNNNNNNNNNNNNNNNNNNNNNNNNNNNNNNNNNNNNNNNNNNNNNNNNNNNNNNNNNNNNNNNNNNNNNNNNNNNNNNNNNNNNNNNNNNNNNNNNNNNNNN from Microtus ochrogaster isolate Prairie Vole_2 unplaced genomic scaffold, MicOch1.0 UNK17, whole genome shotgun sequence includes these protein-coding regions:
- the Frmpd3 gene encoding FERM and PDZ domain-containing protein 3, which translates into the protein MLQADLCQLADCSLTEVGSLAGPGLQAAYTPVLSFPSPPPTLFPGFTLEIGLPSSLPAVPGKAQPEWSCSRIVTRASCCAFKLLSLSGKPTPALEGREALERPPPPRVLRSPLSSLLPPPPPLLPSPPLLGRPAASALSVTSQPAALLERESDERATEMVPPAAQPWSPPEEPARAAASLGRRTLGRPRETGAGLGEPSVGPPGVCAAKGSGGLGTRCSSPKSAFISAAKKAKLRSNPAKVRFSEQVAVGETDAKMMKKEALLLIPNVLKVFLENGQIKSFTFDGRTTVKDVMVTLQDRLSLRYIEHFALVLEYTGPEQNHKFLILQDKQSLAYVVQRTHYHGMKCLFRISFFPKDPVELLRRDPAAFEYLYIQSRNDVIRERFGMEPKPEMLLDLAALHIYITVSATRPSQKITLKNVEKEWGLEPFLPPSLLQGIKEKNLRKSLSQQLKAHQMHPSCSTKGSAVQAKLHYLRILNELPTFTGVLFNTVGLDEKQSATTLLVGPRHGISHVIDLKTNLTTVLSEFSKISKIQLFRENQGVARVETSIMDAKPLVLLMEWPEATNFACLIAGYCRLLLDSRKMVFSRPANQPLPPPMVKADPMHSAHRPVTGGHLGKKESSYVGSVGTSPRKSSRCATPPADPELVSFCYLHMREQRKEQESRTDVNENLIFFEETRPRTKSDPTSKSSGQGYEMIPDDFDAASLDHEPCASRARSYTLDNSLGAEALNFYCDSCKVKLQEQQGPRKGGRPGSSRDNMVDLMSLPPPGSEEEEEEEDETTSLLPAIAAPPPGFRDNSSDEDDPKRRAVQSQEQGRHLRGLLYDEIPVTLIDSVQTRTVRDHAQELDDALVSTLQALEALAASEDGPHPPPQQTAGLIVLATITPESSLDSGHETNSSELTDMSEMMSAMKQHQNATYFLAQHLNKDSLLARKDLPFRIQSCSAQAVLTAPYALGPPDPNPSLQPAVTGQSPGPPGARRKLPQSEAQVQGERTYSLALHPALSPQLSEQKNLSLLPPVPEDKGPGHTRAGLEMSLRAATPSLGEEQVSELRENLPKEVRLSPKLILDPKGNVTPAIISAALQQVVHSKGLATPGTALATPSNRGERRLEAGMGRPEVTMGRPEVSLMSSNANKNLKFKMSPGTLETTRNSQQQLGAEVSASPRASTSSRPDNLHLSPQEDRFPVQSFPPKSYLSRASRDSVGKQATGEVAGKLGPEGAKPPPNKQSTVSGLGEKGHLESISKSSKFEETSLVPRAGYPMALQSPSCQARSYSPSCQARSYSPSCQARSHSPSSLARGPSPSYHPRGQSPLRPLATSRQVSTMPSRKLETTLDGAHAASEGPTKPKSSRGPFRLRNLFSATFPTRQKKETDERQAQLQKVKQYELEFLEELLKPPSQGDISGTEYLQPPAPGRCSCQLRSSPVQQGPGMSREQRRSCDCKRICRGGRPQAAQTPVPAGLRERERVLPTQRQPEAGPGLILGSPINAQRIRSTSLESRECRSDPESGVSCLSTCASGGECLGDPNYRKLMHRYSNSELDQGDRASLTSDVYPHPPLGMLPREVKEIDTGLPLVLGPKGKRAESPTLGEPSYVQVAPESKGPRQMAVFSLPEEVYRRPADLDEDSETSKCCSIRYCFYYRKCDMADDASDGKDELSYSIPMKILPGMKLDEQVVPVVSRTLQVLDAATCSSSPEASHTQEIDLRVSTFEGSLAKINALRAHAYGLPDGFLAARLDTNELLTVLRQCVASPEARAPKPYVSQISEYKLELALKFKELRASCRRVANVDKSPTHMLAAITGSFQVLSSLIETFVRLVFIVRSEAQRQELLAKVEEVVRNYTFLLRAAEESTARNLNQQQQQQQQQQQQQQQQPSLPPLSLPAATGHPPGSPSSTVMSTFTHSLKTLIK